A genomic window from Terrisporobacter glycolicus ATCC 14880 = DSM 1288 includes:
- a CDS encoding leucine-rich repeat protein, which produces MRNKNTKKLIKKFVSSFLAFIMVFTLSTVSSIKSFAEEVLTEKVHVIVENTTCSKKDGAAWDGTLVDDWVKIEDNMTMMDAIVEALDSVGATQTGAENNYISEINGLKEFDGGSSSGWMGTKNDWFVNQGFGAFKVKANDEIRVMYTINFGADIGGDYSKNDTSLRTIDFSKGSLSPKFSSETKEYTLTLEDTDKINVKPTATNKNYQVRVYKGEDVDTSKEGYKRSEEIKVSDGETIIVICGDKSWPGSNASIKSSTYTFKIKSNIKPNTAPVPNKESDSASINLGETYLLDLSKIFRDEENDKLTYTVSVNNNEEVDADSNYSFKPEKAGNYKLEFKASDGRKASKPYILNLSVDDGKAYEIKTLDTENGQISVDVKEGKLNTKVTLTVKPNENFAMDTLEIKDKDGNDIEREINQDKSDGINYIYTFEMPASHVKVKATFGKAYTYKIEGHDWYNMFALEVYNRYGEIVKPKELVEKSWGEKYGNGFEKGYYHLTAGEYKYIFYGYEKNIGRKGTFKVEKTNEEQSKTFFPFEIYINENKLNEKDSNEVNIEITDPDGNVLDIKPGYKEETYQDYYYVLEAKGEDKKYKIKVTPVDDNVNYSFTTQNCDSSDQIYAYVSARLNGSNCTSTRTIKVYLQSKAEDPVEYRVNKGAGLHLYNTYGEAYRELFEVKSLSVDTSNKEYDSYKFQVPSNNYMLVAGGGDTEYVKTTKPYFYLDTEKVKEAITIDLVKKEDYEENPYSRYKVDDIYTNIVDEGSYINMNVGDTQRLETFRVWQGMTSPVSNKFFEPDKHYEVIYGKECLSIEEKGGEGRKYVNMTGKKDGIAVIKFTYDSLIEGQEATNNPGFDKSNIYGFNAIDKEQTGIVIVNVGGSRGDIDPNFKVRNRDWTKYDTVYFTGDTTYPDGTVVKGKGYGEYNFTPSKGVTVETHDPIHMDSDFANNWTKYEADKNGSYTIKVKTGRNIVRMTSGDNVVYYVLDAMESDISISNDSNKGKELKVGDKASVSFTNLEVPIYKMAAIYNPGFPDRTYLVYDLNGETIEGPHKQYSVNSPLTFTIDKKGTYKLSKGKVHAEHMGSPLNTHCSIPEEGLPPDFNAGYGDNDIYFNTMPDIEISVDDEDTSILRAKVSVNDEEGGKAAVEKVSEDTEKGTAKYKLTAIANENYKFEGWSVKGSDKIISTDAEYEVEIDKNTEYVANFKVAYIEDKTLRYTVLEDGTLSVKEPLDENVTEVIIPSQVKGRKVVEIEDRAFYSCQELTKVELSEGLKEIKARAFMTCMLLESIEIPETVEVIGQSAFAGCENMKSAKLPSKSLKTIPKSLFNGCKSLESIEIPEGITVLKDSVFINCVSLREITLPKSLTNIEYPEMVFRYCEALKTVKGYKGTYAEEFAKKYKYTFIDLDVKMPVATVSVNDEEGGKATAEKVSEDTEKGTVKYKLTAIENENYKFEGWSVKGADKIVSTDAEYEVEIDKNIEYVANFKVAYIEDKTLRYTVLEDGTLSVKEPLDENVTEVIIPSEVKGRKVVEIEDRAFYSCQKLTKVELPEGLKEIKARAFMTCILLESIEIPETVEVIGQSAFAGCENMKLAKLPSKSLKTIPKSLFNGCKSLESIEIPEGITVLKDSVFINCVSLREITLPKSLTNIEYPEMVFRYCEALKTVKGYKGTYAEEFAKKYNYTFVYLDVKMPVATVSVNDKKAGKATVEKISEDSEKKTVKYKLTATANKEYIFMGWASKEDESKIISEDETYSVTILKDSEYVAIFKEEGKDPQATITVTPKKGGSAKAEMKSIDKKEETAIWTLTAKANTHYEFVGWMLKGKDKVVSTNATYEVKIDKDTEYVAKFKYVGEYPQVSLNTNEEKFGNVSFELVNQNEDDLTSQWKLTATPNKGYKFVKWVKSGNKDTILSEDTEYIVTISEDTTFIAVFEKEQSDNTDDNGPTDNDDKDDNNNNQSSDNDKDKDNNNNQSDNEDNDQSNNNTNQNTNNDNNSNSIVKTGDQSSIWLYSGICIISVCILGFVIFNRRKRR; this is translated from the coding sequence ATGAGGAATAAAAACACTAAGAAATTAATTAAAAAATTTGTTAGTTCTTTTCTTGCATTTATTATGGTATTTACCCTATCTACAGTATCATCAATAAAATCTTTTGCCGAAGAAGTATTAACAGAAAAAGTACATGTGATAGTAGAAAATACTACGTGCTCTAAAAAAGATGGAGCAGCATGGGATGGAACTTTAGTAGATGATTGGGTAAAAATTGAAGACAATATGACTATGATGGATGCAATAGTTGAGGCATTAGATAGTGTAGGAGCTACACAAACAGGTGCAGAAAATAATTACATAAGTGAAATCAATGGACTTAAAGAATTTGACGGTGGATCTAGTTCAGGATGGATGGGAACAAAAAATGATTGGTTTGTTAATCAAGGATTTGGGGCATTTAAGGTAAAAGCTAATGATGAAATTAGAGTAATGTATACTATTAACTTTGGAGCAGATATAGGTGGAGATTATAGTAAAAATGATACATCATTAAGAACTATTGATTTTAGTAAAGGAAGTTTATCGCCTAAATTTAGCAGTGAAACGAAGGAATATACACTAACACTTGAAGATACTGATAAAATAAATGTAAAACCTACAGCGACTAATAAAAACTATCAAGTAAGAGTATATAAAGGTGAAGATGTAGATACATCAAAAGAAGGATATAAAAGAAGTGAAGAAATTAAAGTATCAGATGGAGAAACTATAATAGTTATATGTGGTGATAAGTCTTGGCCTGGTTCAAATGCAAGTATCAAATCTAGTACGTATACATTTAAAATAAAATCAAATATCAAACCAAACACAGCTCCAGTGCCTAACAAAGAAAGTGATAGTGCAAGCATTAATTTAGGTGAAACTTATTTACTAGATTTGTCTAAAATATTTAGGGATGAGGAAAATGACAAATTAACATATACAGTATCAGTTAATAATAATGAAGAAGTTGACGCAGATTCAAATTATTCATTTAAACCAGAAAAAGCAGGAAATTATAAACTAGAATTTAAAGCAAGTGATGGAAGAAAAGCGTCAAAACCTTATATATTAAATCTATCAGTAGATGATGGAAAAGCATATGAAATAAAGACTTTAGATACAGAAAATGGACAAATATCAGTAGATGTAAAAGAAGGTAAATTAAATACAAAAGTTACTCTAACTGTAAAACCAAATGAAAATTTTGCAATGGATACATTGGAAATAAAAGATAAAGATGGAAATGATATAGAAAGAGAAATAAATCAAGATAAATCTGATGGTATTAACTATATATATACATTTGAAATGCCTGCTTCCCATGTGAAGGTAAAAGCTACTTTTGGTAAAGCATATACATATAAAATTGAAGGTCATGATTGGTATAATATGTTTGCTTTAGAGGTATACAATAGGTATGGTGAAATAGTAAAACCAAAAGAACTTGTAGAAAAATCTTGGGGAGAAAAATATGGTAATGGATTTGAGAAAGGATATTACCATCTGACAGCAGGTGAATATAAATATATTTTTTATGGATACGAAAAAAATATAGGAAGAAAAGGAACGTTCAAAGTAGAAAAAACTAACGAAGAACAATCAAAAACTTTTTTCCCGTTTGAAATATATATAAACGAAAATAAATTAAATGAAAAAGATAGTAATGAAGTAAATATAGAAATAACAGATCCAGATGGAAATGTACTTGATATAAAGCCAGGATATAAAGAGGAAACATATCAGGATTATTATTATGTGTTAGAAGCTAAAGGAGAAGATAAGAAATATAAAATAAAAGTTACTCCAGTAGATGATAATGTAAATTATAGTTTTACTACTCAAAATTGTGACTCAAGCGATCAAATATATGCATATGTAAGCGCTAGACTTAATGGATCAAATTGTACAAGTACTAGAACAATCAAAGTTTATTTACAATCTAAAGCTGAAGATCCTGTTGAATATAGAGTAAATAAAGGGGCAGGTCTTCATCTATACAATACATATGGAGAAGCATATAGAGAACTTTTCGAAGTTAAGTCTCTATCAGTAGATACATCAAACAAAGAATATGATAGTTATAAATTCCAAGTACCTTCAAATAACTATATGTTAGTAGCTGGTGGAGGAGATACGGAATATGTTAAGACAACTAAACCATATTTTTATTTAGATACAGAGAAAGTAAAAGAAGCTATTACTATAGATTTAGTAAAAAAAGAAGACTATGAAGAAAATCCATATTCTCGATATAAGGTGGATGATATCTATACAAATATAGTTGACGAAGGTAGCTATATAAATATGAATGTGGGGGATACCCAAAGACTAGAGACATTTCGTGTATGGCAGGGCATGACAAGTCCCGTTTCAAACAAATTCTTTGAACCAGATAAACATTATGAAGTTATCTATGGAAAAGAATGCTTATCTATAGAAGAAAAAGGTGGAGAAGGTAGAAAATATGTAAATATGACTGGTAAAAAAGATGGGATAGCAGTAATTAAATTTACATACGATTCTTTAATTGAAGGTCAAGAAGCAACTAATAACCCTGGATTTGATAAATCAAATATATATGGATTTAACGCAATAGATAAGGAGCAAACAGGAATAGTTATAGTAAATGTAGGCGGTAGTAGAGGAGATATAGATCCTAATTTTAAAGTAAGAAATAGAGACTGGACAAAATACGATACAGTATATTTTACTGGAGATACAACATATCCAGATGGAACAGTAGTAAAAGGTAAGGGATATGGAGAATATAATTTTACACCATCTAAGGGTGTTACAGTAGAAACACATGATCCAATACATATGGATAGTGATTTTGCAAATAATTGGACAAAATACGAAGCAGATAAAAATGGTTCATATACTATTAAAGTTAAGACTGGTAGAAATATAGTAAGAATGACATCTGGTGATAATGTAGTATACTATGTATTAGATGCTATGGAAAGTGATATAAGCATATCTAATGATAGCAATAAAGGTAAGGAGCTTAAAGTAGGAGATAAAGCAAGTGTAAGCTTTACAAATTTAGAAGTTCCAATTTATAAAATGGCCGCTATATATAACCCAGGTTTCCCTGATAGAACATACTTAGTATATGACTTAAACGGAGAAACTATAGAAGGTCCTCATAAGCAATATTCTGTAAATAGTCCTTTAACATTTACAATAGATAAAAAGGGTACTTATAAATTATCTAAAGGAAAAGTACATGCAGAGCATATGGGAAGTCCTTTAAATACTCATTGTAGTATACCAGAAGAAGGTCTACCGCCAGACTTTAATGCAGGATATGGAGATAATGATATTTATTTTAATACTATGCCGGATATAGAAATAAGTGTAGATGATGAAGATACATCAATACTAAGAGCGAAAGTATCAGTTAATGATGAAGAAGGCGGAAAGGCGGCAGTAGAAAAAGTAAGTGAAGATACAGAAAAAGGAACAGCAAAATATAAATTAACAGCAATAGCAAATGAAAACTATAAATTTGAAGGATGGAGTGTAAAAGGATCAGATAAAATAATATCAACAGATGCAGAATACGAAGTAGAGATAGATAAAAATACAGAGTATGTGGCAAACTTTAAGGTAGCATATATAGAAGATAAAACATTAAGATACACAGTATTAGAAGATGGAACATTATCAGTAAAAGAGCCGTTGGATGAAAATGTTACAGAAGTTATAATTCCATCACAAGTAAAAGGAAGAAAAGTTGTAGAAATAGAAGATAGAGCATTTTATTCTTGTCAAGAACTAACTAAAGTAGAATTATCCGAAGGGTTAAAAGAAATAAAAGCAAGAGCATTTATGACTTGTATGTTATTAGAGAGTATAGAAATACCAGAAACAGTAGAAGTAATAGGTCAATCAGCATTTGCCGGTTGTGAAAACATGAAGTCAGCAAAACTACCAAGTAAATCATTAAAAACAATACCAAAATCATTGTTTAATGGTTGTAAGTCATTGGAGAGTATAGAAATACCTGAAGGAATAACAGTACTAAAAGATTCAGTGTTTATAAATTGTGTAAGCCTGAGAGAAATAACATTACCAAAAAGTTTGACAAATATAGAATATCCTGAAATGGTATTTAGATATTGCGAAGCATTAAAAACGGTAAAAGGATATAAAGGAACATATGCAGAAGAATTTGCAAAAAAATATAAATATACATTTATAGACTTAGATGTAAAAATGCCAGTAGCAACAGTATCAGTTAATGATGAAGAAGGTGGAAAGGCGACAGCAGAAAAAGTAAGTGAAGATACAGAAAAAGGAACAGTAAAGTATAAATTAACAGCAATAGAAAATGAAAACTATAAATTTGAAGGATGGAGTGTAAAAGGAGCAGATAAAATAGTATCAACAGATGCAGAATACGAAGTAGAGATAGATAAAAATATAGAGTATGTGGCAAACTTTAAGGTAGCATATATAGAAGATAAAACATTAAGATACACAGTATTAGAAGATGGAACATTATCAGTGAAAGAGCCGTTGGATGAAAATGTTACAGAAGTTATAATTCCATCAGAAGTAAAAGGAAGAAAAGTTGTAGAAATAGAAGATAGAGCATTTTATTCTTGTCAAAAACTAACTAAAGTAGAACTACCAGAAGGGTTAAAAGAGATAAAAGCAAGAGCATTTATGACTTGCATATTATTAGAGAGTATAGAAATACCGGAAACAGTAGAAGTAATAGGTCAATCAGCATTTGCCGGTTGTGAAAACATGAAGTTAGCAAAATTACCAAGTAAATCATTAAAAACAATACCAAAATCATTGTTTAATGGTTGTAAGTCATTGGAGAGTATAGAAATACCAGAAGGAATAACAGTACTAAAAGATTCAGTGTTTATAAATTGTGTAAGCTTGAGAGAAATAACATTACCAAAGAGTTTAACAAATATAGAGTATCCTGAAATGGTATTTAGATATTGCGAAGCATTAAAAACGGTAAAAGGATACAAAGGAACATATGCAGAAGAATTTGCAAAAAAATATAACTATACATTTGTATACTTAGATGTAAAAATGCCAGTAGCAACAGTATCAGTTAATGATAAAAAAGCTGGAAAAGCAACAGTAGAAAAAATAAGTGAAGATTCGGAAAAGAAAACAGTAAAATATAAATTGACAGCAACAGCAAATAAAGAATATATATTTATGGGATGGGCATCTAAAGAAGATGAAAGTAAAATAATATCAGAAGATGAAACATACTCAGTAACTATATTAAAAGATAGTGAATATGTAGCAATTTTCAAAGAAGAAGGTAAAGACCCACAAGCTACAATTACTGTGACTCCTAAAAAAGGTGGAAGTGCAAAAGCTGAAATGAAATCAATTGATAAAAAGGAAGAAACAGCAATATGGACTTTAACAGCAAAAGCTAATACACATTATGAATTTGTAGGATGGATGCTAAAAGGTAAGGATAAAGTAGTATCAACAAATGCAACATATGAGGTAAAGATAGACAAAGACACAGAATATGTTGCAAAATTTAAATATGTAGGAGAATATCCACAAGTAAGTTTAAATACAAATGAAGAAAAATTCGGAAATGTAAGTTTTGAACTAGTAAATCAAAATGAAGACGACTTAACATCTCAGTGGAAGTTAACAGCGACACCAAATAAAGGATATAAGTTTGTAAAATGGGTAAAATCAGGAAACAAAGATACTATTTTAAGTGAAGATACAGAATATATTGTAACTATAAGTGAGGACACAACATTTATAGCAGTCTTTGAAAAAGAACAATCAGACAATACGGATGATAATGGACCAACAGATAACGATGATAAGGATGACAACAATAATAATCAATCAAGTGATAATGATAAAGATAAAGATAATAATAACAACCAATCAGACAATGAAGATAATGACCAATCAAATAACAATACTAATCAAAACACTAATAATGACAATAATTCAAATTCTATAGTTAAAACAGGAGATCAATCATCAATATGGCTTTACAGTGGAATTTGTATTATATCAGTTTGTATATTAGGATTTGTTATATTTAACAGAAGAAAGAGAAGATAA
- the feoB gene encoding ferrous iron transport protein B: MGLTQQSTKIKSLEDIFHIEKKDNEIMIALAGNPNTGKSTVFNYLTGLKQHTGNWPGKTVCTARGDFSYNDINYSLIDLPGTYSLFPLSQEEIVARDFICFGNPDAVIVVCDSTCIERNLNLVFQVMELTDNVILCLNLLDEAKKKGIKIDKDKLEDKLGIPVVLTAARSGLGMDDLKETLNTVAKGEYNFQNKPVYYDEEIESIINSITKDLYSIVPSINPRWLGLRLIDGDESLLTSLNDYTENDILDELNNVKGKIPDIFDKSKIRSHFTKTTYDYAKVISDDVVTITDKNAMDRDEKIDKIVSSKVFGIPLMLLLLCGVLWITIEGANVPSSMLSDLLFSIEPKIYDILNSIGLPIWLNEMLTYGMYRTLAWVVSVMLPPMAIFFPLFTLLEDLGYLPRVAFNLDHLFKKACCHGKQCLTMCMGFGCNAAGVIGCRIIDSPRERLIAIITNNFVPCNGRFPTLIAISTIFFSSVISSNFMSSSVTALSITLLIIVGVLTTLLVSFILSKTLLKGIPSTFTLELPPYRPPQIGRVIYTSIIDRTLFVLRRAIVVAIPAGIITWIFANIYIGDMSILFHAANILDPLGKLIGLDGFILLAFILGFPANEIVVPILIMSYMATGKMIEFDQLSALGELLQNNGWTYLTALNMMLFSLLHWPCATTLLTIKKETNSVKWTALGFLIPTAIAFIVCFITTTIYNIIV, translated from the coding sequence ATGGGGTTAACGCAACAATCTACTAAAATAAAATCTTTAGAAGATATTTTCCATATAGAAAAAAAAGATAACGAAATTATGATTGCTTTAGCTGGCAATCCAAATACAGGTAAAAGTACTGTTTTTAATTATTTAACTGGATTAAAGCAACATACAGGCAACTGGCCTGGTAAAACCGTTTGTACTGCCAGGGGGGATTTTTCTTATAATGATATTAACTACTCTCTTATAGATTTACCTGGTACTTACTCCTTATTTCCTCTATCACAAGAAGAAATAGTAGCTCGTGATTTTATTTGTTTTGGAAATCCTGACGCTGTTATTGTTGTTTGTGATAGTACTTGTATTGAAAGAAATCTAAATCTTGTTTTTCAAGTAATGGAACTTACAGATAATGTAATTTTATGCTTAAATCTATTAGATGAAGCGAAGAAAAAAGGTATCAAAATTGACAAAGATAAACTAGAAGATAAACTTGGCATTCCTGTAGTTCTGACTGCAGCCAGAAGCGGCCTAGGTATGGATGATCTTAAGGAAACTCTAAACACAGTTGCAAAGGGAGAATATAATTTTCAAAATAAACCAGTATATTATGATGAAGAAATTGAAAGTATAATTAACTCCATTACAAAAGATTTATATAGTATAGTTCCATCAATTAATCCTAGATGGTTGGGCCTTAGATTAATTGATGGAGATGAGAGTCTTTTGACTTCTTTAAATGATTACACAGAAAATGACATTTTAGATGAGTTAAATAATGTTAAAGGTAAAATTCCAGATATTTTTGATAAAAGTAAAATAAGAAGCCACTTTACAAAAACTACTTATGACTATGCAAAAGTTATAAGTGATGACGTTGTAACAATTACAGATAAAAACGCCATGGATAGAGATGAAAAAATCGATAAGATTGTCTCATCTAAAGTATTTGGCATTCCTCTTATGCTACTTTTACTTTGTGGAGTGCTTTGGATTACCATTGAAGGTGCAAATGTCCCTTCATCCATGCTTTCCGATCTCCTATTTTCCATAGAACCAAAAATTTATGACATTTTAAATAGTATTGGATTGCCAATATGGCTAAATGAAATGCTAACCTATGGAATGTATAGAACATTAGCTTGGGTTGTATCAGTAATGCTTCCCCCTATGGCTATTTTCTTCCCATTATTTACATTGCTTGAGGATTTAGGGTATCTTCCTAGAGTAGCTTTTAACCTTGATCATTTATTTAAAAAAGCTTGTTGTCATGGAAAGCAATGTTTAACTATGTGTATGGGGTTTGGTTGTAATGCTGCTGGAGTTATTGGTTGTAGAATAATTGACTCCCCAAGAGAGAGATTAATTGCCATAATTACTAATAACTTTGTTCCTTGTAATGGACGATTTCCTACTTTAATTGCTATATCGACCATATTTTTTAGCTCAGTTATTAGCAGTAATTTTATGTCTAGTAGCGTTACTGCTCTATCTATTACTCTATTAATAATTGTTGGTGTTCTTACTACTTTACTTGTTTCATTTATATTGTCTAAAACTTTGTTAAAAGGAATTCCTTCAACTTTCACACTTGAGTTACCGCCTTACAGACCACCACAAATCGGGAGAGTAATTTATACATCTATTATAGATAGAACCTTATTTGTACTAAGAAGGGCTATTGTAGTGGCAATTCCAGCAGGAATTATTACATGGATTTTTGCCAATATATATATTGGAGATATGAGTATATTATTTCATGCTGCAAATATCTTAGATCCTCTTGGAAAGCTAATAGGACTTGACGGCTTTATTTTACTGGCATTTATCTTAGGTTTTCCTGCTAATGAAATCGTAGTACCTATATTAATTATGAGTTATATGGCTACTGGTAAAATGATTGAATTTGATCAACTATCAGCATTAGGTGAATTACTTCAAAATAATGGTTGGACTTATTTAACAGCCTTAAATATGATGTTATTTAGTTTGCTTCATTGGCCATGTGCTACCACACTGCTAACTATAAAAAAAGAAACAAATAGTGTTAAATGGACTGCTTTAGGATTTTTAATTCCTACAGCTATAGCCTTTATAGTATGTTTCATTACTACAACTATTTATAATATTATTGTTTAG
- a CDS encoding FeoA family protein translates to MKKLTDIQIKNTVKVEGLLSTGNLKERMLALGLTEGAEIDVLRKGPKNNLTVYNIRGSKIALREEESNLILVSYI, encoded by the coding sequence ATGAAAAAACTTACAGACATTCAAATAAAAAATACTGTTAAAGTGGAGGGATTACTTTCTACAGGAAATTTAAAAGAAAGAATGCTAGCTTTAGGTTTAACCGAAGGAGCCGAAATAGATGTACTTAGAAAGGGTCCTAAGAATAATTTAACAGTTTATAACATCCGTGGTAGTAAGATTGCTTTGCGTGAAGAAGAAAGTAATTTAATTTTAGTGTCTTATATTTAA